In Pannonibacter sp. XCT-53, the sequence GGTGAAACGCGAGGCTCCGACCCTCTGAGTCGAAAAAAGCGACACCCATACATAGGGGATGTCGCCCATATCTCAAGATTGTGGCCGATACGGCGTGAAGGCAAGGTTAAAGCCTTCACGCCGCTGGAACGTCGGAGGGTCAGCCGGCGGCTGACTCGTCCTTGTCCTCATCCTCGGCAACGAGCTTCTGCATCTCTTCCTTGGTCACGGTCTTGTCCGTCACCTTGGCGAGCGAGAGGATGAAGTCCACAACCTTCTCTTCGTAGATCGGGGCGCGCAGGGTGGCGAGCGCCTGCGGGTTGTTCTTGTAGAACTCGAACACCTGACGCTCCTGGCCCGGGAACTGGCGCACGCGCTCGAACAGGGCGCGCTGCACTTCTTCCTCGGTCACCTCGATCTTGTTCTTCTCGCCGACTTCGGAGAGCACCAGACCCAGGCGCACGCGACGCTCGGCAATCTTGCGGTAGTCGGCCTTGGCGGCCTCTTCCGTCGTCTCCTCGTCCTCGAAGGTCTTGCCGTTGCGCTTCATGTCGTTCTCGACCTGGTTCCAGATGTTCTGGAATTCGGTCTCGAGCAGCTTGGACGGCAGGTCGAAGGAATAGACCTCATCGAGCTTGTCGAGCAGCTGGCGCTTGACGCGCTGGCGGGTCATGGCGCCGAACTGGTTCTCGATCTGGCCGCGGATGATGTCCTTGAGGCTGTCGAGCGACTCCAGGCCGAGGCTCTTGGCAAAGTCGTCGTCGATCTTGGTCTCGCCCGGAGCGGCGACGTCCTTCAGGACGATGTCGAAGGTGACTTCCTTGCCAGCCAGGTTGGCTGCCGGATAGTCGGCCGGGAAGGTGACGGAGATGACCTTCTCCTCGCCCTGCTTCATGCCGATGACGCCATCCTCGAAGCCGGGGATGAACTGGCCGGAGCCGAGCACCAGCTGGCCGTTCTCGTCGGCACCGCCGTCGAAGGGCACGCCGTCGAGCTTGCCGACGTAGGACATGGTCACGCGGTCGCCGGACTGGGCCACGGCGCCCTCGCCCTTGCTCTCGTAGGCGCGGTTGTTGGCGGCAATCGCCTCGACCTGCTCCATGACGCCTTCGTCGGACACCTCGACGACCTCACGGGTCAGCTCGATGCCGGAGAAGTCGACGACCTCGAACTGCGGCAGCAGGTCATAGATGACCTTGAACGCCAGATCGGCGGAGCCTTCGATGATGGCCTGGGCCTCGTCATCGGCCAGATCGATGTCCGGCTGCAGCGCCGGGCGCTCGGAGCGGTCCTCGATCGCCTTGAGGCTCGATTCCTGGATCGTCCGGGAGACGATCTCGGCCATGGCCTGACGTCCGTACATGCGCTTCATGTGCCCAGCCGGCACCTTGCCCGGGCGGAAGCCGTTGATCCGGACCTTGTCCTTCAGTTCATCGAGGTACGAGTCGAGTTTCGCAGCCAGCTCGGTAGCCGGAATGACGATCTTGAGTTCGCGCTTGAGGCCCTCGGAAAGGGTTTCGGTCACCTGCATGGTCGTGTGCTTCGTCCTCGGTACGGGGCCCGACATGGATCCCGTGTCATGTTTGCAATTGGCCCCGTGGGGGCCCTCTTCAGGGCGGCCGAGACGCTCGGGGTCCCCATGTCCTGTCCGGATCTCGACGGTGCGAAGCGGCCGGATCGCGGGAAGTTCGGGGACCGGCGCACAGTCGGCCGGTTCAGCCTCGGCTGGCGACTCCGAGCCATTCGCCGTGGTGCGGGCGGAGGGACTTGAACCCCCACGGCTTACGCCACCAGAACCTAAATCTGGCGTGTCTACCAGTTCCACCACGCCCGCGACGGCCTAGGACGCCCGAAGCCAGGGCGCGGCCTCTATAGCACCCGCCCTGCCTGCATCAAAGCAAAAATGCCGCATCCGGCCAAATCACGCGGGCCTTATCCCGCCGCAAGCCGGGCCAGCGCCCGGGGGACAGCCGGCAAAAGGTCCTCGGCCGTCATTCCGGCGCCCGCAAGGGCTCCCGCCGCGCCGTGGACATGCACCGCCATGGCCGCCGCCTCGAAGGGCGCGACCGCCTGGGCAAGCAGGCCCGCCGCCAGTCCCGCCAGCACATCGCCGGAGCCGGCGGTGGCAAGCGCTGCCGGTGCGTTGGCATTGACGAAGGCCCGGCCATCCGGCGCGGCGATCACCGTGTCCGGCCCCTTGAGCACGACGACCGCCCCCGCCTCGCGTGCCGCCGCACGGGCAGCAGCCAGACGGTCCAGCGCCGCGGCCTGCGGGAACAGGCGGCGAAACTCGCCCGCATGCGGGGTCAGGATCGCCGGACTGCTGCGTTGACGCAGGGCGCCGAGCAGGCGCTCGCGGTCCCCGGCAAAGGCCGAGAGGGCGTCGGCATCGAGCACCAGGCCGGGACCGGCGGGCGCCGCCACGAGATCCAGCACCTGGTGCCGGACGCCCTCCCCCAGCCCGGCGCCGGGGCCGATCACGGCGGCCGCGATGCGCGGGTCGGCGAGAAGGTCGGCCCAGGCCGCGCCGTCACGGAGCGGCCGCACCATCACCGCCGTCAGATGCGGCACGAGGGCCGCCGTCGCCGCCGGGGCGCAGGCGATGCTGACAAGGCCGGCCCCGGCCCGGAGCGCGGCCTCCGCCGCGAGGCGGATCGCCCCGGTGGCGTGATAGGGTCCGCTCACCGCCAGGACAGCGCCGCGGGCATACTTGTGGGTGTCGCGGGCCGGCTGCGGCAGGCCCCTGCCCCAGGCTGCAGGGCCGTTGAGACGGGCCTTCGGCTGCAGGTCCGAAATCGTTTCATTGCCAATGCCGATGTCACAGAGCACCGTTTCACCGCACAGATCGCGCCCGGGAAGAAGGACATGCCCGGGCTTCAGGCGGGCAAAGGTCACGGTGCGGGTGGCCCGGACAACCGGCCCGGCGGCGCGGCCCGTCGCCCCTTCGAGCCCCGAGGGCACATCGACCGCAAGCACCGGAAGCGCAGACGCATTGATACGGTCCACGGCGGCTGCGGCCGCACCGTCGAGCGGCCGGGACAGCCCGGCCCCGAACAGGGCATCGACAAGCAGCGGGCGCGGCGCGTTCCTGTCATTGGCAATGAAAGAAGCGGGATCCAGGGGAGCGATCGTGCCACCGGCCGCGCGCCAGCCGGCTGCGGCTTCAGCCGCGTCGCCCCGCACCTGGTCGGGCTGCCCCAGACACAGAAGGGTAACGGGGATACCCCAGCGCTTCAGGAGCGTTGCCGCCACATAGCCGTCGCCGCCGTTGTTGCCGGGGCCGCAGAGCACCAGGACGGGCTGGCCGGCCGAGCGCATCACCGCTGCGGCGCGGGCGACGGCCGCGCCGGCCCGGCGCATCAGCTCATGGCCCGACACCCCGGCGGCCATCGTCCGCCGGTCGGCCTCGGCCATTTCCGCAGGCGTCAGAAGCGCGGTGGCAGCCTGCTCCCCGCTCCAGTCCCAGCCGGCGCCCCCGCCTGAGCCTCCGCCGAAGCTCCCGCCAGCGCCTCCGCCAAACCCTTTGCCAGACCCTTTGTCCCTGTCCATGGCCCAGTCCGTCACGCCAGCCTCTCCTTCCGCCGCCGCCTGCCACCGCCCGATCCCGCGCCGGGGCCCTGCCGGTCCTGCGCCAGCATTGATCGGCCGGCCTTGCCGCCGCAAGCCTGCCGCGATGCCGAGGCGACCGGCAGCCAGCCTCTTTTTTAAGCAGCACCAATCGCACCGACCGGCCGCATCAGTTGCACATTTTCTATGCAATTGCGCTTTTTCGCGGCATCCTCGCAGGGCCTGCTGCGGCGGACCGGGCGACCTTCCGGCTGATTTGCTCGTTTTTGCGGCGCGCGGGCGATTTTTCAAAACTGGCACGCCACGTGCTTTAGTGAGGCCAACCGCCGAAACGACCGGTCCCGACCGTCGCTTCTGCCCAGGAGAACCGGCCCCGCGGCCTCAGACACGGAGAGAGACCCAAGGCGATGAAAAAGATCGAGGCGATCATCAAGCCCTTCAAGCTCGACGAGGTGAAGGAGGCGCTGCAGGAAGTTGGTCTTCAGGGGATCACGGTCACCGAGGCCAAGGGCTTCGGCCGCCAGAAGGGCCATACCGAGCTCTATCGCGGCGCCGAATACGTCGTCGACTTCCTGCCGAAGGTGAAGGTTGAAGTCGTGCTGCCGGACGAGATGGTCGAGAAGGCCGTGGAGGCGATTCGCAACGCCGCCCAGACCGGTCGCATCGGCGACGGCAAGATCTTCGTGTCGAACATCGAGGAAGCCGTCCGCATCCGGACGGGCGAATCCGGGGTGGACGCCATCTGACAAGTTTGCGGGCTCCGGCCTGCACCCGATTTTCGGTCGGGCGGGATCTGACGCCTGGGGGGCGCCTCCCCGACCGAGAGCAAGCCCACGTGAAAACCAGAACACTAGGGAAGTAATTAAATGACCACCGTTGCTGAGATCCTCAAGGAAATCAAGGACAAGGACATCAAGTTCGTTGACCTGCGCTTCACCGACCCGCGCGGCAAGCTGCAGCACGTCACGATGGATTCGTCGCTTGTCGACGAAGACATGTTCGCCGAAGGCGTGGCCTTCGACGGCTCGTCGATCGCAGGCTGGAAGGCCATCGACGCTTCGGACATGACGCTGGTCCTCGATCCGACCTCGGTCCACATGGACCCGTTCTTCGCCCAGTCGACCATGGTCATCCTGTGCGACATCGTCGATCCGCGCACCGGCGAGACCTACAACCGTGACCCGCGCACCATTGCCAAGCGCGCCGAGGCCTATGTGAAGTCCGGCGGGTTCGGCGACACCATCTTCTTCGGCCCGGAAGCCGAATTCTTCATCTTCGACGACGTCCGCTTCGCCTCGGAGCCCTACAACACCGGCTTCAAGATCGACAGCAACGAGCTGCCGTCCAACCTCGACACCGAGTATGAGGCCGGCAACCTCGGCCACCGTCCGCGCGTCAAGGGCGGCTACTTCCCGGTTCCCCCGATCGACAGCTGCCAGGACATCCGTTCCGAGATGCTGTCCGTGATGGCCGAGATGGGCGTCTCCGTCGAGAAGCACCACCACGAGGTGGCGGCCGCACAGCATGAGCTGGGCATCAAGTTCAACACCATGGTCACCTGCGCCGACCACATGCAGATCTACAAGTATGTGGTGCACCAGGTCGCCAACGCCTACGGCAAGACCGCCACGTTCATGCCGAAGCCGATCTTCGGTGACAACGGTTCGGGCATGCACTGCCACCAGTCGATCTGGAAGGACGGCAAGCCGCTGTTCGCCGGCAACCTCTACGCCGACCTCAGCGAGATGTGCCTCTACTACATCGGCGGCATCCTGAAGCACGCCAAGTCGCTGAACGCCTTCACCAACCCGTCGACCAACTCCTACAAGCGCCTGGTCCCGGGCTACGAGGCTCCGGTCCTGCTCGCCTACTCCTCGGGCAACCGCTCGGCGTCCTGCCGCATCCCGTACACCTCCTCGCCGAAGGCCAAGCGCATCGAGGTCCGCTTCCCGGATCCGACCGCCAACCCGTACCTGGCCTTTGCCGCCCAGCTGATGGCCGGTCTCGATGGCATCAAGAACAAGATCCATCCGGGCGACGCCATGGACAAGAACCTCTACGACCTGCCGCCGGAAGAGCTGGCCGAGATCCCGACCGTCTGTGGCTCGCTGCGTGAAGCCCTGCAGTCGCTGGACGTCGACCGCGACTACCTGAAGGCCGGTGGCGTGTTCGACGACGACTTCATCGACAGCTACATCGAGCTGAAGATGGAAGAGAACATGCGCTACGAGATGACCCCGCATCCGGTCGAGTACGACATGTACTACTCCGCCTGATACGATTGCGCCTCAGTCCATCCGGACTGCGGACGAAAGGCCGGGCTCATGCCCGGCCTTTCTGCTTGCAGGAGGGCCATGCGGTCCGGGGTCGGGCTGCCTGCGAAATGAGGCGGGCGACTTTGGCTTGGGACGTGAAATCCGCCGCCGCATCGGCTATAGAGCAACACCTGCCGGCCGGGGCAGAGCCGGCGCGCCAGACCGGACAGCACCGATCCGGACGGCACAGATCAACCGGACGAACGGGCCAACGGGACGAACGGGCGCAATGACCGAGTACAAATCCGAGTTTCTCAAGATCCTCAGCGAGCGTGGCTTCATCCACCAGGTGTCGGACCACGAAGGTCTCGACAAGCTGCTGTCGAGCGAAACCGTCACGGCCTATATCGGCTTCGACTGCACGGCGCCGAGCCTGCATGCGGGCTCGCTCGTCACCATCATGATGCTGTACTGGCTGCAGCAGACCGGGCACCGGCCGATCGCGCTCATGGGTTCCGGCACGACCCGGGTCGGCGATCCGACCGGCAAGGACGAGAGCCGCAAGATCCTCACCGACGAGGAGATCGAGGCCAACAAGGCCGGCATCCGCAAAGTGTTCGAGAAGCTGCTGACGTTCGGCACCGGCCCGCGTGACGCCATCATGCTCGACAACGCCGACTGGCTGATGAAGCTGAACTATGTCGAGTTCCTGCGCGACATCGGCCGCCACTTCTCGGTCAACCAGATGATCCAGCGCGACAGCGTGCGCCTGCGGCTGGAGCGCGAGCAGCACCTGTCGTTCCTTGAGTTCAACTACATGCTGCTGCAGGGCTACGACTTCCTGGAGATCTACCAGCAGACCGGCTGCCGCCTGCAGATGGGCGGCTCCGACCAGTGGTCGAACATCCTGTCGGGCGTCGACCTGATCCGGCGCAAGGCCGGTATCGAGGCCTTCGCGCTGACTGCCCCGCTGCTGACGACGTCTTCGGGCGCGAAGATGGGCAAGACTGCCGCCGGCGCCGTCTGGCTCAATCCGGAGCAGCTGTCGGCCTATGACTACTGGCAGTACTGGCGCAACACCGAGGATGCCGACGTCGAGCGCTTCCTGAAGCTGTTCACCGTGCTGCCGCTGGACGAGATCGCGCGGCTTGCCGCCCTTTCGGGCTCGGAAATCAACGAGGCCAAGAAGGTGCTGGCGACCGAGGCGACCGCCATGGTGCATGGCCGCGAGGCGGCCGAGGCGGCGGCCGAGACCGCACGTCGCGCCTTCGAGGAAGGCGCGCTGGCCGAGGGCCTGCCGACGGTCGAGATCGCGGCCGCCGACCTTTCGGCCGGGATCGGCGTCCTGGCCGCCTTCGTCACCGCCGGCCTGTCGGCCTCCAACGGCGAGGCCCGGCGCAACATCGCCGGCGGGGCGCTGAAGGTGAATGACGTGGCCGTGACGGACGACAAGCGCGTGCTGGGCACGGGGGATCTGACCGGCGAAGGCGTGATCAAGCTGTCGATGGGCAAGAAGAAGCACGTGCTGCTGAAGCCGGTCTGAGCCTCCGGCCCTCGATCACCATCAGGAGCCCGGCCATGTGCCGGGCTTTTTTGCTCCCGAGACGGGCAATCAGCGGAACTCGAACATCTTGCGGAAGATGCCGGGGGCGATCGCCGAGACCGGATTGACCGTGAGGGCCGGCGCGCTGATGGGGCCGGACAGGCGGTAGGTGACGCCGATCAGGCCCTCCTGGCTGCCGCCGCTGAGGGCAAAGCCCAGCACCGGGATCCTGGCAAAGAGGTTGTTCAGGGCGAAGATCGGAACGAAGGTGCCGGTCAGCGCCAGCTCGCGCGTGTCGAGATCGACCGTTCCGAGCACGGTGCCCCCGACGGCCGCGCCCTGCAGGATCCCCTCCTCGACCGTCAGCGTGTCGCCCTTGCGGGAGAAGCGGATGTCCATGCGGTCGAAGGAGGCCTCGCCGTTCCGGGACATGGCCGCGCCGTTCGGCACCGGCTGGCTGTCGGGCATCGGCCGGGAGATTTCGGGCAGCTCCGCCAGCTTCCGCAGGGCCGGATCCTCGGTGATGGAGAAACCGCGCACGCCGAAGGTCCCGAACCAGGTCTTGTCGGCAGGCAGCGACACGAGCAGCCGTCCCGTACCGCCCTGCATGCGTTCGTAGAGATCGAGGAAGCGCAGCAGGGCACCGGTGTCGGCAAACTCGCCGCTTGCCGCCCGTGCCTCGCCCTCGCCGGTGATCTCGAAGGTGAAGGCGCCCTGGTTGTTGAGCGCCCCCGTCAGACGCATGGACGTCAGGTCACCGGCCTTGCCGGCCACCTCGCCCGCGACATCGGTCGCATAGACGCCCTGAAAGCCCTGCAGCCGCCCGATCTTGAGGCTGACGCGGAAGGCGGTGTCGTCATCGCTCTCGTCTTCGGAGGTGCCCTTGCGGTCGCGCAGCTGCCGGATGAGGCCGCGGCCGTCAAACTGCGCGCCCGTCAGGGTGACGCGGACCCGGCCGGCGCTGTCCTTGACCACCTTGAGCGCAGCCGAATCGCCCGGGCGGATCTGGAACGTCGAGAAATCCGCCTCGCGGAACTCGCCTCCCTTGCCAAGCGCCACCGTTCCCTCCAGCGCGACGCCGTCGGAGCGCAGCGAGAAATTCTCCAGCCGGCGCGCCTCACCCCGATCGGTCAGCAGGAAACTCGCCCTCGCCGCCACACCGGGGCCCTTCTCCCAGCCGATCTCGCTCAGCCGCAGCGACGCCTCCTTGAGGTCGATCTCGAACTGCTGCCCCTCCGGCGTCTCGGCCACGTCGAGCACCATCGTGCCCTCGACCAGGCCCCCCAGATCGACCCCCTTCTTGCGCAGGTCTGCCGTGGTCACCTTGAGCTGCACGTCCTGGCGCGCCTCGACCTGACTGTCATCATCCAGCGGATAGACGAGGTCGATGTTGGCCTGCAGCCCGTCGATGCGGCCCTTGCCCTTGATGTCCACCTGCAGGGGATCAGCCGTCAGCTGCAGGGTGGCATCGGTGATGCGGTGCCCGCGCACGGGCTTGTCTGCGGCAAAGCCGGTCAGCTTCGCCCGTGCCGCCCAGCCCACCTCGGCCACCGCCAGCGACAGCTTCAGCGGCAGCTTGGCCGTCACGTCGATGTCGCCGGACCCGGTGAGCGCGACATCCGAAAGCTCCGCCTTGTCGAGGATGCGGAACGGCGGGGCATTGGCAATCTCCGACAGGGGGCCGAGGCCGCCCTGAAGCTTCAGGTCCAGCAGACCCGTCTTGATGTCCCGTCCCGACAGATGCGGGATCTCGAAGCGACCGGCCGGCACGGCGACCGATCCGCCCGAGGGCGTGGTCACGCTGCCTGAGCGCATGTCGACGGTCAGCAGCTCGTTCTGGATCGTGACCGTGCCGGTGAGGCCGGTGATGGGCGGGAGCGTGGCCAGCGGCTGGACATCGGTGTTGACCAGCACGATGTCGAGCTTGAGGTCGTCGCCGCCCCAGCCTGGGTCGGGGTGGGATTCATCGAAGGCCGGCGCCCGGATCGCAGCGTCGACGCGGGCCGACTGGATCTGTCCGCCCTTGAGGTGCTCGATGATCCAGCGACGGGCCGGGGGGGCCAGCGTGATGGGCCAGATCTGCTTCAGCATGGCGACCGGCATGGTCTGCGCATCGACCGCAAGCGCGAGATAGGGGCCGTCGTCGCGCAGGTCGAGCGACCCGATTGCCTGGAACGAGGCGGGCCCCGACTGGAGCTGCAACCGGTCGATGAGGACCGCCCGGTCGGCCAGGTTCACCCGGCCCTCGAGCGCCAGATAGTCGGCGATCATCGGCGGCTCCGGCACGTCGGCCGAGCCGAAACGGGCCCGGTCTGTGCTGATCTGGTAGGTCCAGTCGCTGCTGCCCTCCGCCGGCGGGCGGACCGCGCCGGAGAAGAAGATCTCCGTGTTGCCCCGGATCACGTGCGACTTGCCGATGGTCACGCCGGGTGTCCCGGCCGACCAGGCGAGCGCGAGGGCAACATCGTCGAACCGGATCAGGGTCGAGCCCGAGCGCAGCCAGCCGTCCTGCCCGCGGGCGACCAGATTGGCGACCTCGAAGGCGCCCGTGCCGTCAAGCGCGGCATTGAACTGGACCTCCAGCGGCAGACCGAGCCCCTTGCCCGCATTCACCTTTTCATTGGAGGGAAACAGCTCGGCAAGCGCCATGTCGCGGATGTAGAGCCCGATCTGACGCTCGCCGCTGTCGCTGACAACGGCCCGGCGCAACGCCAGGTCCCAGACGCCCATGCGGCCGGAAATCTCCGCTTCGGCCAGCAGACCGCCTTCGGAATCCCGCCGCAGCACGGCATCAATCTCGTTGATGCGCCGGGGCACCGGGCCGATGACGTCGAGACGCCCGTCCCTGAGCAGGACCTCGGCGAGGCTGCGGCGCTGGAATTCCGCGTCGACGATGGCGGCCGTGCGGTCGACCGCTTCCATCATGTCGCCCATCGAGGCGATCGGGGTGTCCGCATCGCCCGGGCGCAGGGTCAGGCGCGGTCCGTCGATCTCCAGCCGGGTGAAGTTGAGCGTGCCGGCCAGCAGCGGCTCCAGCGCGATCACGGCCTGCAGGCGCGGCAGCACGAGATCGACCTGCGCCTCGCCCGGTACCTTCAGCACGGCCCCCTCGATGATCGCCGTCGGACCCTGCTCGGCGCTGAGGTCCAGCAGGACGCGACCGACCGTCAGCTCCGCATCGGCGCCGCGCGTGGTGCTCTCGATCAGTCCGGCGACCAGCGGGATGGGGGTCGGCCCGAGCGCAAGGCGCAGCGCCAGCGCCAGGATGCCCGCAAGCAGCACCAGCACGATGAGTGCCGCAGCCCGACGCAGCCGCCGAAATCCATTCGGGCCCGCCGTCCGTAAGGCTTCGGTATCAGGCGTGGGCAGGGACTGTGTCAGCGCGTGTTACCCTTGTCCTCAATGGCGGGGCGTCGAGTCGACCCGCAAAATATGATAACTCACGCCAACCCAAAACCCGAACCTCCGTCGGGGGGCTGCGGCGTTCACACCTATCGCCCGGATAATCCGGCGGAACATGACAGAAGGAAGGCAACATGAGCGAATTGCAGATCGGCGATGCCGCACCGGCCGTTGACCTCGCCCTCGACGGCGACCGCAGCGTGGCGCTGGCCTCCCTGCGCGGCAAGGCCGTCGTCCTCTACTTCTATCCCAAGGCGGACACCCCGGCCTGCACCGAGGAATGCATTGCCTTCAGCCGCATGAAGGCCGACTTCGCCGCAGCCGGCGCCGAGGTGATCGGCATCTCGCCCGACGAGGCCGCCAAGAACGCCAAGTTCAAGACCAAGCACACGCTGAGCGTCGATCTTGCCTCGGACCCGTCCAATGCCGTATCCGAAGCCTTCGGTGTCTGGGTGGAGAAGTCGATGTACGGCAAGAAGTACATGGGCGTCGAACGCAGCACCTTCCTTATCTCTGCCGAGGGCAAGCTGGCCGGCATCTGGCGCAAGGTGAAGGTTCCCGGGCACGCCGAGGCGGTCCTGGAGGCCGTCAAGGCGCTCTGATCGCCCCTGCCCGCTCCCGGATCCCCCCCCCGTTCCCCGACCTCGTCCCTCAGCCCCATGTCCATCACTGCCGACACCGACCGCGCGGACACGCTCGTTGCCCGCGCCAATGCCATCGTCCGGGCGACCGACACGGCCGAGAAGGTCCGCCTTGCCTATGACACGGCCAAGGCCTGGTACGGCCGGCATCTGGGGCTGGGCAGCCTGTCCCTGAGCGGTCCGATGCCGGAGCGTCCGGGCCGGCCGGAACGGCCGGTCCTGCTTGCGCCGCGGGACATGCCCAAGCGGGCCCTCGGCGGCGACGCCGGCAAGATCGCGCTGCTGCACTCGCTGGCACATATCGAGCTGAATGCGGTGGACCTGACCTGGGATCTGATCGGCCGGTTTGCGGACACCCGCCTGCCCCGCTCCTATTACGATGACTGGGTGCGGGTGGGGCTCGAGGAGGCCAAGCATTTCTCGATGCTGGAGGACCGGCTGGGCGAGCTCGGGGCCGCCTATGGCGACCTCCCGGCCCATGACGGGCTGTGGCAGGCGGCACAGTCGACCGGGCGCGACCTGGCCGCGCGGCTCGCCATCATCCCGCTGGTGCTGGAGGCGCGCGGCCTCGACATCACCCCGCCGATGATCGAGAAGGCGGAAGCGCTCGGTGATCACGCCACCGCCAGGGTGCTCGGCGTGATCTACCGCGACGAAAAGAATCACGTCGCCTTCGGGGCAAAATGGTTCCGGTTCCTGTGCGACCGGACAGGCGAGCGGCCGGAACCGAAGTTCCACGAGCTGGTGCGGACGCATTTCCGGGGCGCGCTCAAGCCGCCGTTCAACGACCGGGCCCGCTCGGAGGCCGGCCTGACGCCCGGATTCTACCGGCCGCTGGCCAAGCTGACCGGCTGACGCAGGGGAAAGCTGCACCGACAGGGGCTGGCGAGGCCTGTTGCAAGGGCTTTGTTAACCTTACCGCTTTCTAATCAGCCTCAACCGGCGGGCACGTGGCCCGCCTCGAGGATGATGGCACGCGACATGTCCGACCCCACAGCCAACCTCCGCCATGGCTTCGGAAAACGCAGGTCCCTGCATCACGTGACGATCACCAACGGTGACCGCAGCCGCACCTTCTCGTTCCGTCCCTGGGTGCTCGGTTCGGTCGCCGCCTGTGTCGGCGTGTTCGCGGTCGGATATCTGTCGGCCACCGCCTATCTGGTGTGGCGTGACGACATCCTTGCGGCCCGCGACACGGAACGCTCCCAGATCGAGGCGTCCTACGAGAGCCGAATCGCCTATCTGCGGGCGGAGATCGACCGGCTGGCCAGCACGCAGGTGTTCGAGCGCCGCTCCGTCGAGACCATGGTCGACGCGCTGATCGAGCGCCAGAACCAGCTGACCGACAATCACGCCCGTGTCCGCGCGCTGCTCGAGAAGGCCTCCACTGTCGGCCTGACGGTGACCCAGGCGCTGCCTCTGCCGGCCGAGAAGCCGTCGCTGCCGGGCAGCGTGCTCTCCTTCGCGCCGGCGGGCCAGTCCAACCTCGCGATCGGTGGCGAGCCGGTGCCCCTGCCGGCCGGCCCCCTGCCCTCGCTCGGCCTGCGCGGCAGTTCCTCCGACATCGGCGTGCCGCAGACCGAGGACCTGGGCGCTGCGCCCGGCCCCCAGGCCGACAGCGGCGATCTCCTCGGCATCGGTGCGACGCTGGACCAGATGCTGGCCGAAAACGACCGGGCCCTTGACGCGCTCGCCGGCACGGCCGAACAGGGCATCCGCACCCTGACCGCCGCCATCCGTCCGCTCGGTCTCGACCTGAGCAGCCTGGCCGAGGAGGGCATCGGCGGCCCTTTTGTGCCCCTGCCCGCCAGCACGTTTGAGGAACGTCTGAGCCGGGCAGAACGCGCCATTGCCGCCTATGACGTGCTGCGCGGCGCGGCGCAGAAACTGCCGCTGGCGCGGCCAATCCGCAATGTCGAGGTGTCGAGCGACTTCGGGCCGCGGCTCGATCCCTTCCTCGGCACCCTGGCCATGCACACCGGCATCGACTTCAAGGCCGACCAGGGCACGGTGATCCGCGCCGCCGGGGCCGGCCGTGTCCTCACCGC encodes:
- a CDS encoding NAD(P)H-hydrate dehydratase gives rise to the protein MTPAEMAEADRRTMAAGVSGHELMRRAGAAVARAAAVMRSAGQPVLVLCGPGNNGGDGYVAATLLKRWGIPVTLLCLGQPDQVRGDAAEAAAGWRAAGGTIAPLDPASFIANDRNAPRPLLVDALFGAGLSRPLDGAAAAAVDRINASALPVLAVDVPSGLEGATGRAAGPVVRATRTVTFARLKPGHVLLPGRDLCGETVLCDIGIGNETISDLQPKARLNGPAAWGRGLPQPARDTHKYARGAVLAVSGPYHATGAIRLAAEAALRAGAGLVSIACAPAATAALVPHLTAVMVRPLRDGAAWADLLADPRIAAAVIGPGAGLGEGVRHQVLDLVAAPAGPGLVLDADALSAFAGDRERLLGALRQRSSPAILTPHAGEFRRLFPQAAALDRLAAARAAAREAGAVVVLKGPDTVIAAPDGRAFVNANAPAALATAGSGDVLAGLAAGLLAQAVAPFEAAAMAVHVHGAAGALAGAGMTAEDLLPAVPRALARLAAG
- the tig gene encoding trigger factor → MQVTETLSEGLKRELKIVIPATELAAKLDSYLDELKDKVRINGFRPGKVPAGHMKRMYGRQAMAEIVSRTIQESSLKAIEDRSERPALQPDIDLADDEAQAIIEGSADLAFKVIYDLLPQFEVVDFSGIELTREVVEVSDEGVMEQVEAIAANNRAYESKGEGAVAQSGDRVTMSYVGKLDGVPFDGGADENGQLVLGSGQFIPGFEDGVIGMKQGEEKVISVTFPADYPAANLAGKEVTFDIVLKDVAAPGETKIDDDFAKSLGLESLDSLKDIIRGQIENQFGAMTRQRVKRQLLDKLDEVYSFDLPSKLLETEFQNIWNQVENDMKRNGKTFEDEETTEEAAKADYRKIAERRVRLGLVLSEVGEKNKIEVTEEEVQRALFERVRQFPGQERQVFEFYKNNPQALATLRAPIYEEKVVDFILSLAKVTDKTVTKEEMQKLVAEDEDKDESAAG
- a CDS encoding P-II family nitrogen regulator; protein product: MKKIEAIIKPFKLDEVKEALQEVGLQGITVTEAKGFGRQKGHTELYRGAEYVVDFLPKVKVEVVLPDEMVEKAVEAIRNAAQTGRIGDGKIFVSNIEEAVRIRTGESGVDAI
- the glnA gene encoding type I glutamate--ammonia ligase, encoding MTTVAEILKEIKDKDIKFVDLRFTDPRGKLQHVTMDSSLVDEDMFAEGVAFDGSSIAGWKAIDASDMTLVLDPTSVHMDPFFAQSTMVILCDIVDPRTGETYNRDPRTIAKRAEAYVKSGGFGDTIFFGPEAEFFIFDDVRFASEPYNTGFKIDSNELPSNLDTEYEAGNLGHRPRVKGGYFPVPPIDSCQDIRSEMLSVMAEMGVSVEKHHHEVAAAQHELGIKFNTMVTCADHMQIYKYVVHQVANAYGKTATFMPKPIFGDNGSGMHCHQSIWKDGKPLFAGNLYADLSEMCLYYIGGILKHAKSLNAFTNPSTNSYKRLVPGYEAPVLLAYSSGNRSASCRIPYTSSPKAKRIEVRFPDPTANPYLAFAAQLMAGLDGIKNKIHPGDAMDKNLYDLPPEELAEIPTVCGSLREALQSLDVDRDYLKAGGVFDDDFIDSYIELKMEENMRYEMTPHPVEYDMYYSA
- the tyrS gene encoding tyrosine--tRNA ligase, with the protein product MTEYKSEFLKILSERGFIHQVSDHEGLDKLLSSETVTAYIGFDCTAPSLHAGSLVTIMMLYWLQQTGHRPIALMGSGTTRVGDPTGKDESRKILTDEEIEANKAGIRKVFEKLLTFGTGPRDAIMLDNADWLMKLNYVEFLRDIGRHFSVNQMIQRDSVRLRLEREQHLSFLEFNYMLLQGYDFLEIYQQTGCRLQMGGSDQWSNILSGVDLIRRKAGIEAFALTAPLLTTSSGAKMGKTAAGAVWLNPEQLSAYDYWQYWRNTEDADVERFLKLFTVLPLDEIARLAALSGSEINEAKKVLATEATAMVHGREAAEAAAETARRAFEEGALAEGLPTVEIAAADLSAGIGVLAAFVTAGLSASNGEARRNIAGGALKVNDVAVTDDKRVLGTGDLTGEGVIKLSMGKKKHVLLKPV